A stretch of Ferribacterium limneticum DNA encodes these proteins:
- a CDS encoding molybdopterin-dependent oxidoreductase, whose protein sequence is MDRKRNWLDLLNPNRRSFLKTVGAGTAVATTSGLIELGTGQQEAKAFAYEPYPKDDQLTTVVTSCDHNCGSRHMLVAHKKGDVIVRLSTDDGRYQEGGKFGDDTEQVPQLRACLRGRSYRSRLYSPERLLYPMMRVGERGEGKFKRVSWDEALDHVAKKMVELKQKYGPTAILDQAYAGTSYGVLHKSDQIEGLLARFLGMFGCRTNSWSVPSYQGTTFSSRMTFGTITDGNEDDAFAHSKLIIMWGWNPAYTFHGGNTFYYMRLAKQRGCKFVVIDPQYTDSAASYDAWWIPIKPNTDAAMLAAMAHHIFVNNLQDQKFINKFCQGMDAGTMPKQFADKENFKDYILGKYDGTPKTPEWAEKICGVPAADIKKLAEMYAKTKPAALKASWAPGRASYGEQYNRMAAALQAMTGNIGILGGCAEGVGKGWHAEAVAYPYDQYANVWYASLKSDRWAHCVLNYPNVKREEIGCWPRNDELDGKIPNIKAIFWHGSDWFNQLTNINKEIEAIKKLELVVCMDSTITPSGLWADVLFPIATHFERHDVALPWYKGHYYIHRPKVIEPLGESKTDFQVFTELAYRIEKLDPSVKDFGKRYNPKSQRDYFEKNDATDESYLTDWWTKKVQKHQGVTMSWETFKKHGVYKFTFDKPHVAFEDQISKGVPFETPSGKIEILSTTLANIKDWTKTQYGYEIPYLPKWIEPFESLNHEKAKKFPFHMITPHPRWRTHSIFHNIPWLRETYQQEVTLHTKDAERLGIKTGDIVEIWNERGKVVVPAYVTERCMPNVVVLYEGAWMDLAKDGTDRSGNPDFLTLDQPSPAGAFAYNTILVDLKKTNLDHRPGWDTQATSRSVIFRRDK, encoded by the coding sequence ATGGACCGGAAACGTAACTGGCTTGATCTCCTCAACCCCAATCGTCGCAGCTTCCTGAAAACTGTCGGTGCCGGCACGGCCGTCGCCACGACCAGCGGCCTGATCGAACTCGGCACCGGCCAGCAGGAAGCCAAGGCCTTCGCCTACGAGCCGTATCCCAAGGATGACCAGCTGACCACCGTCGTCACCTCCTGCGACCACAACTGCGGTTCACGCCACATGCTGGTTGCCCACAAGAAGGGTGACGTTATCGTTCGTCTGTCGACCGACGATGGGCGCTACCAGGAAGGTGGCAAATTCGGTGATGACACCGAGCAGGTGCCGCAACTGCGCGCCTGTCTGCGCGGTCGCTCCTACCGCTCGCGCCTTTATTCGCCGGAGCGCCTGCTCTATCCGATGATGCGAGTTGGCGAACGGGGTGAAGGCAAATTCAAGCGGGTGTCGTGGGATGAAGCCCTCGACCATGTCGCCAAAAAGATGGTCGAGCTGAAGCAGAAATACGGCCCGACGGCCATTCTCGATCAGGCCTATGCCGGCACTTCCTATGGCGTGCTGCACAAGTCCGACCAGATCGAAGGTCTGCTTGCCCGCTTCCTCGGCATGTTCGGCTGCCGGACCAACTCGTGGTCAGTACCGAGCTACCAGGGCACGACCTTCAGCTCGCGGATGACCTTCGGTACCATCACTGACGGCAACGAGGATGACGCCTTCGCCCACTCCAAGCTGATCATCATGTGGGGCTGGAATCCGGCCTATACTTTCCACGGCGGCAACACCTTCTACTACATGCGGCTGGCCAAGCAGCGCGGCTGCAAGTTCGTCGTGATCGATCCGCAATACACCGATTCGGCCGCCAGTTACGACGCCTGGTGGATCCCGATCAAGCCGAATACCGACGCGGCGATGCTGGCCGCCATGGCGCACCACATTTTCGTCAATAATTTGCAGGATCAGAAGTTCATCAACAAGTTCTGTCAGGGCATGGATGCCGGCACGATGCCGAAGCAATTTGCCGACAAAGAGAACTTCAAGGACTACATCCTCGGCAAATACGACGGCACCCCGAAAACCCCGGAATGGGCTGAGAAGATTTGCGGCGTACCGGCCGCCGATATCAAGAAGCTGGCCGAGATGTACGCCAAGACCAAGCCGGCCGCGCTGAAGGCGAGCTGGGCGCCGGGCCGGGCCAGCTACGGCGAACAATACAACCGGATGGCGGCCGCCCTGCAGGCGATGACCGGCAACATCGGCATACTCGGCGGCTGCGCCGAGGGCGTCGGCAAGGGCTGGCACGCCGAAGCGGTGGCCTACCCGTACGACCAGTACGCCAACGTCTGGTACGCCTCGCTCAAGTCCGACCGCTGGGCGCATTGCGTGCTCAACTACCCCAACGTCAAGCGCGAGGAAATCGGCTGCTGGCCACGCAACGACGAACTGGACGGCAAGATCCCGAACATCAAGGCCATCTTCTGGCACGGCTCGGACTGGTTCAACCAGCTGACCAACATCAACAAGGAAATCGAGGCGATCAAGAAGCTGGAGCTGGTCGTATGCATGGATTCGACCATCACGCCGTCCGGCTTGTGGGCTGACGTGCTGTTCCCGATCGCCACGCACTTCGAGCGCCATGATGTGGCTTTGCCCTGGTACAAGGGGCACTACTACATCCACCGCCCGAAGGTCATCGAGCCGCTGGGAGAGTCGAAGACCGACTTTCAGGTATTCACTGAACTTGCCTACCGAATCGAGAAGCTGGACCCGTCCGTCAAGGATTTTGGCAAGCGCTACAACCCGAAGTCGCAACGCGACTACTTCGAGAAGAACGATGCCACTGACGAGTCCTACCTGACCGACTGGTGGACCAAAAAGGTGCAGAAGCATCAGGGCGTCACCATGTCCTGGGAGACTTTCAAGAAGCACGGCGTCTACAAATTCACCTTCGACAAGCCGCATGTCGCCTTCGAAGACCAGATCAGCAAGGGCGTGCCCTTCGAGACCCCCTCCGGCAAGATCGAAATCCTGTCGACCACGCTGGCCAACATCAAGGACTGGACCAAGACACAGTACGGCTACGAGATACCTTACCTGCCCAAGTGGATCGAACCTTTCGAGTCGCTGAATCACGAGAAGGCGAAGAAATTCCCCTTCCACATGATCACGCCGCACCCGAGATGGCGCACCCACTCCATCTTCCACAACATCCCCTGGCTGCGCGAAACCTACCAGCAGGAAGTAACGCTCCACACCAAGGATGCCGAGCGGCTGGGCATCAAGACCGGCGACATCGTTGAAATCTGGAACGAGCGCGGCAAGGTGGTAGTGCCGGCCTACGTCACCGAGCGCTGTATGCCCAATGTGGTGGTGCTCTACGAGGGCGCCTGGATGGACCTCGCCAAGGACGGTACCGACCGTTCCGGCAACCCGGACTTCCTGACCCTCGACCAGCCCAGTCCGGCCGGGGCATTCGCCTACAACACCATCCTGGTCGATTTGAAGAAGACCAATCTGGATCATCGTCCCGGCTGGGATACCCAGGCGACCTCGCGCTCCGTGATCTTCCGGAGGGACAAGTAA
- a CDS encoding TorD/DmsD family molecular chaperone: protein MQSELGAALADDLDQLIRLHDRELDAATLAALKESSFPLGLALQPSGEAGEMACANMSAAVWGDLSLDDLAADYAAIYLNNSLGASPYESVWLSDDHLACAAPMFELRDIYAAAGLQAKDWRCRFDDHFVLQLQYLRHVLASSKGAPEKLAKFNDEHLGYWFPDFAQRVSMQCDTPFYAALAELTHVWLISFRQLLDELYDLPIPEREQIGQRINRKLAMEKAEVSPIRFMPGAQGPSW from the coding sequence ATGCAAAGTGAACTCGGTGCCGCGCTGGCTGACGACCTTGATCAGCTGATACGTCTGCACGACAGGGAATTGGATGCCGCAACCCTTGCTGCCCTCAAGGAAAGCTCCTTTCCGCTGGGGCTGGCACTCCAGCCTTCGGGCGAGGCAGGAGAAATGGCCTGCGCCAACATGTCTGCGGCGGTATGGGGCGACCTTTCCCTCGATGATCTGGCCGCCGACTACGCCGCAATCTATCTCAACAACAGCCTCGGCGCTTCGCCCTACGAATCCGTCTGGCTCTCCGATGACCACCTCGCCTGTGCCGCGCCAATGTTCGAATTGCGCGATATCTACGCCGCGGCAGGTTTGCAGGCAAAAGACTGGCGCTGCCGCTTCGACGACCACTTCGTGCTGCAATTGCAGTATTTGCGCCACGTTCTGGCGTCTTCTAAGGGAGCACCGGAAAAACTCGCCAAATTCAACGACGAACACCTTGGCTACTGGTTCCCCGACTTCGCCCAGCGCGTCTCCATGCAATGCGACACTCCGTTCTACGCCGCACTGGCCGAATTGACCCACGTCTGGCTGATCAGCTTCCGCCAGCTGCTCGACGAACTCTACGATTTGCCCATTCCCGAGCGCGAGCAAATCGGCCAGCGCATCAACCGCAAGCTGGCAATGGAAAAGGCCGAGGTTTCCCCCATCCGCTTCATGCCGGGGGCGCAGGGGCCGAGCTGGTAG
- a CDS encoding 4Fe-4S dicluster domain-containing protein, which produces MVKKIDKAELKVAIERKVAQTYEPVKPAKQLGFVHHNVDCIGCRACEIACKDKNGLPPGPRFRRVMYVEGGTYPDVYAYKVNMACNHCAEPACLPACPTGAIWKRADNGVVDIDSTLCIGCRKCEPACPYGAPQWDPQEMVIKKCNMCIDELEAGRKPYCVQACMMRVLDIGPIEEIWNSTLKSKAIGPHDKTVKQVKNMANPELTRPSIAFIPHSKGKIDAK; this is translated from the coding sequence ATGGTCAAGAAAATCGACAAGGCTGAATTGAAGGTCGCCATCGAGCGCAAGGTGGCGCAGACCTACGAACCGGTCAAGCCGGCCAAACAGCTAGGCTTCGTCCATCACAACGTCGACTGCATCGGCTGCCGGGCCTGCGAAATTGCCTGCAAGGACAAGAACGGCCTGCCGCCCGGGCCACGTTTCCGCCGCGTCATGTACGTCGAAGGGGGTACTTACCCGGACGTCTATGCCTACAAGGTGAACATGGCCTGCAACCATTGCGCCGAACCGGCCTGCCTGCCGGCGTGTCCGACCGGGGCGATCTGGAAGCGGGCCGACAACGGCGTGGTCGACATCGACTCGACCCTGTGCATCGGTTGCCGCAAGTGCGAGCCGGCCTGCCCCTACGGCGCGCCGCAGTGGGACCCGCAGGAAATGGTCATCAAGAAGTGCAACATGTGCATCGACGAACTGGAAGCTGGTCGCAAGCCGTACTGCGTCCAGGCTTGCATGATGCGCGTGCTCGACATCGGGCCGATCGAGGAAATCTGGAATTCGACCCTGAAATCCAAGGCCATCGGGCCGCACGACAAGACGGTCAAGCAGGTCAAGAACATGGCCAACCCCGAATTGACCCGGCCTTCCATCGCCTTCATTCCCCATAGCAAAGGCAAGATCGATGCAAAGTGA
- a CDS encoding NapC/NirT family cytochrome c translates to MESPKTGLLIFALIAVATVAGGFLGWTIRQQGLSPQSTVVLPAGGPSTDHLRATYDPIHFKPAIDSATDAQCLACHREVLEDKVRETSPAGVKAGTSKAWYQQLSTYQGEQDTFHRRHLVTPMAKELMNLSCTTCHQGHDPREEAQGSSATAAPQSDKSFTLRKQVNVETTCLKCHGQMNAPVMGLPSAWPESKEMFGNSCLTCHAAIRTKRHQVSYLKAEAIEAAGAKNADTCYGCHGGRSWYRISYPYPRHAWEGMAPEVPDWARDRPTESEARFLIPTTMETTAGPRVNTK, encoded by the coding sequence ATGGAAAGCCCCAAGACTGGCCTCCTGATTTTCGCCCTGATCGCCGTGGCCACCGTTGCCGGCGGCTTCCTCGGCTGGACCATCCGCCAGCAAGGACTGTCGCCACAGAGCACCGTCGTTCTTCCGGCCGGCGGACCGAGTACCGACCATCTGCGCGCCACCTACGATCCGATTCATTTCAAGCCGGCCATCGACAGCGCCACCGACGCCCAGTGTCTGGCCTGCCACCGCGAGGTGCTTGAAGACAAGGTGCGCGAAACCTCGCCGGCCGGTGTCAAGGCCGGTACCAGCAAGGCCTGGTACCAGCAGCTCAGCACCTATCAGGGCGAGCAGGACACCTTCCACCGTCGCCACCTCGTGACGCCGATGGCCAAGGAGCTGATGAACCTCAGTTGCACCACCTGCCACCAGGGGCACGACCCGCGCGAAGAGGCTCAGGGCTCCTCGGCGACAGCAGCGCCGCAGAGCGACAAGTCCTTCACGCTACGCAAGCAGGTCAATGTCGAAACGACCTGCCTCAAGTGTCATGGCCAGATGAACGCGCCGGTGATGGGCCTGCCGAGTGCATGGCCGGAATCGAAGGAAATGTTCGGCAACAGTTGTCTGACCTGTCACGCCGCCATCCGCACCAAGCGCCATCAGGTCAGCTACCTGAAGGCCGAGGCCATCGAAGCGGCCGGCGCCAAGAATGCCGACACCTGTTACGGCTGCCACGGGGGGCGTTCCTGGTACCGGATCAGTTACCCCTATCCGCGCCACGCCTGGGAGGGTATGGCTCCCGAGGTTCCCGACTGGGCCAGGGATCGCCCGACGGAAAGCGAAGCCCGCTTCCTGATTCCCACGACCATGGAAACAACAGCTGGCCCCAGGGTCAATACGAAATAA
- a CDS encoding sigma-54-dependent transcriptional regulator, which translates to MKKLILVVDDDQVFNRLLVEQIGDMGLDAVGALSWAEASAILSEREPDLIFLDFRLPDADTPQLVETLAGQFPVIVLTGYGSIRNAVSLIQAGAVEYLTKPVGLDELEITIRRELENAELRQRNAFYQRQLESRRPGPLVGNSRAMDDLLAMIEAVAPTDATVLIQGDSGTGKEMVAQAIHEGSARHAHEMVTIDGGTLQETLFESELFGYERGAFTGADRQKKGLIEEAASSTLFLDEIGETTPANQAKLLRVLETGTFRRVGGARTLKSDVRFVVATNRDLAEMSQTGGFRSDLYFRLASFIIKVPPLRERRDDIPLLAAHFLQRFSRGIERKLSAEAQKLLVAYDWPGNVRELRNLIERAAILAGREERIRPEHFGPLHSRREDALLLAFEHEPNLAEVERECLRHSLVRHAGNRAKVAAVLGISERNIYRLIKQYELGD; encoded by the coding sequence ATGAAAAAACTGATTCTCGTCGTCGATGACGACCAGGTGTTCAACCGGCTGCTCGTCGAGCAGATCGGCGATATGGGGCTGGATGCAGTCGGCGCGCTGAGCTGGGCCGAGGCATCGGCCATCCTCTCCGAGCGTGAGCCGGACCTGATCTTTCTCGATTTTCGTTTGCCCGATGCCGATACGCCGCAACTGGTCGAAACGCTGGCCGGGCAATTCCCGGTCATCGTGCTGACCGGCTACGGTTCGATCCGCAACGCGGTCAGCCTGATCCAGGCCGGGGCGGTCGAATACCTGACCAAGCCGGTCGGCCTGGATGAGCTTGAAATCACCATCCGCCGCGAGCTGGAAAATGCCGAGCTGCGCCAGCGCAATGCCTTCTACCAGCGGCAGCTGGAGTCGCGTCGCCCCGGGCCGCTGGTCGGCAATTCACGGGCCATGGACGATCTGCTGGCGATGATCGAGGCGGTGGCGCCGACCGACGCGACCGTGCTGATCCAGGGCGATTCGGGTACCGGCAAGGAAATGGTCGCCCAGGCCATTCATGAGGGCAGCGCCCGCCACGCCCACGAGATGGTCACTATCGACGGCGGTACGCTGCAGGAGACGCTGTTCGAGTCCGAACTCTTCGGCTACGAGCGTGGGGCCTTCACCGGCGCCGATCGGCAGAAGAAGGGACTGATCGAAGAGGCGGCGAGCAGCACGCTGTTTCTCGACGAAATCGGCGAAACGACGCCGGCCAACCAGGCCAAGCTGCTGCGCGTACTCGAAACCGGCACTTTCCGGCGGGTCGGCGGGGCGCGGACGCTGAAATCGGATGTCCGCTTCGTCGTGGCGACCAACCGCGATCTGGCCGAAATGAGCCAGACCGGCGGTTTTCGCAGCGACCTCTATTTCCGGCTGGCCAGCTTCATCATCAAGGTGCCGCCATTGCGTGAACGGCGCGACGATATTCCGCTGCTGGCGGCGCATTTTCTGCAGCGTTTTTCGCGCGGCATCGAACGCAAGCTCAGCGCCGAGGCGCAGAAACTGCTGGTCGCCTACGACTGGCCGGGCAATGTCCGCGAACTGCGCAACCTGATCGAACGCGCCGCCATTCTGGCCGGGCGGGAGGAGCGCATCCGGCCGGAGCATTTCGGCCCCTTGCACTCGCGCCGCGAAGATGCGCTGCTGCTGGCCTTCGAACACGAGCCGAACCTCGCAGAGGTCGAGCGCGAATGCCTGCGCCATAGCCTTGTCCGGCATGCCGGCAATCGGGCAAAAGTGGCTGCGGTGCTGGGTATCAGCGAACGGAACATCTACCGCCTGATCAAGCAGTACGAACTGGGAGATTGA